ACAGGAACGAGGCCGTGAACAGGACCACGGAGAGGAGCAGGTTCATCCCGGGCCCGGCCAGCAACACGGCCGCTCGCACCCGCTTCGGCTGAGCGGAGAAGCTCCCCGGCCCCTCCGCCACATCCTCCCCGCGCATACGCACGAAGCCGCCAAAGGGGATGGCATTCAGCGTATACGCAACCCCATTTCGCTCGAACAGCACGGCCAGTCGCGGCGGGTATCCAAGCCCAAACTCCTCCACCACAATGCCGCTGCGCCGGGCGACAATGAAATGACCGAACTCGTGCACCAGCACCAGCACGCTCAGGACAACAAAGAAAGAGACCGCCGTGACAAGCATCCTTTATCCTCGCAGAAACTCCCGCACAGGCCGAGGCCTTCATTCGACCATGCGATCATCGCCCAGCCTTTATCCAGTGTGAGGATTATACCTAGTTTCAATGGGCGTGGCAAACCCCGGGTTTCCGCAACCATCCGACGAGGGGTATATCCCTGGGCGTAACCCGACAGAAAGTTGTGCCTCGCGTCGTTCCACGACCGGATCCCAACCCTGCGGAATCCACACTCGACGGCCCTCATCCTCTCAGAGCGCGTCTGAGCAATGCCGTTGCCTCTGCCGTGGGGAGACCCCAAGGGGCCCGCCCCTCCGGAAAAAGCCGTTCTCCCACCTTCGACCTACCCGGCCTCGGCCCGGGTCCTTCGGGAAGGGCCGAGAAAGGGAGGTGCAGGCCGGACAAGAGAAGTTTCCGTGGAGGGAGGGCTCAACCGTTACGCCGCATGACACACCACCGTGCCCCTACGCACGGCGGCCAGGAAAAAATAGGGACCAGAGGCTTTTCGACCTCTGGCCCCCTGAACGTGACGATCGTAGGTGACTCACTCCTCAGATCTCAGGCGGGTGCCGGCCGGATACGTCGCATCGCTCAGGACTCCGGCGACGTGCCCAGGCGTCTCTCCGCCGATCAAATGCACCTCCAACCCCGGCATGGCCTGCACCAACCCGGCCATGATGCACACCTTGCTGGCCATCCCCCCGGTCACATCGGCGCCAAACGCCTCGCCCAGCCCCGCGTGGCCGGACAGGACCTCCTGCGGGGTGAGCTCCGGGATGCGTCGAGCATCGGGGTTACGCAGCGGGTCGGCTGTGAAGACGCCGTCCACCCGCCCCACCAGCACGATCCGGGCCGGCCGCAGGATGGGCGCCAGGAACGCGAACAGCTCCTCCGTGGAGGCGATGGTCCCCCCACGCACCTCGTCCAGTGCGACATCTCCATAGATCAGGGGCACCAGCCCGACGGACAGCGCCCGTTCGATGGGCTCCCACCCCAACGCGATCAGCCGGCCGTCCCGGCAGAGCGCCGTCGCCGAAGGCTGGATCGACCATACGGGCAGCCCGGCCGCCAGCATCTGATCCGTCACGATCCGGTTCAGCCGCGCCGCGGCGGCCGCCGTCTCCGCGAACCCCCGCCAGCCCTCCGCACCGCGCACGCCCGCACGCGTGCCATAACGCTTCCCCACCACATGTCCAAAGGATCCGCTGCCATGCCCCAACAGCAGTCGCAAATCGGGCCGCTCCGCTCGCGCCTGGGCCAACTCCTCAGCCAGGCGGGCGATGACATCGACCCGGGCCGTGGACGGGCGCGTCTTATCCGTGATCAGCGAGCCGCCCAGCTTCACGAAGACGAGCTCGCCCGCTCCCATCACACCCCCTTCGCGGGCCAGACCCACACCTCGCCGTCTTGCACCCGCACGCGATCCCCGGTATGAATGCGGGAGATGTCCACCCGATCCACCATGGGGATATCCGCGATGATGGCCCCCACCGCCACAATCGCC
Above is a window of Chloroflexota bacterium DNA encoding:
- a CDS encoding isopentenyl phosphate kinase family protein — encoded protein: MGAGELVFVKLGGSLITDKTRPSTARVDVIARLAEELAQARAERPDLRLLLGHGSGSFGHVVGKRYGTRAGVRGAEGWRGFAETAAAAARLNRIVTDQMLAAGLPVWSIQPSATALCRDGRLIALGWEPIERALSVGLVPLIYGDVALDEVRGGTIASTEELFAFLAPILRPARIVLVGRVDGVFTADPLRNPDARRIPELTPQEVLSGHAGLGEAFGADVTGGMASKVCIMAGLVQAMPGLEVHLIGGETPGHVAGVLSDATYPAGTRLRSEE